One segment of Geomonas ferrireducens DNA contains the following:
- a CDS encoding sulfite exporter TauE/SafE family protein gives MRFFIILSVAFLASLLSSMSGAGSAMLTTPVWLALGFPLPVAIASNQLNGAAWTPLAARNYLKGRPVDWALLRIMVVCGLAGAWGGTLIVRGIDAALLQRVIGSIILLLVAVVACNPALGRSEGEPLLSRGMTGLLAYPLGVYESFFGSGNGLFTSMLLAKGRGQTLVASLGCYYAIAFFWNCFAVAVYSAAGFADARLMIPSTVGSVFGAYLGSRLGRHKGHDWVRGLFVLLGGVLGLKLALGW, from the coding sequence ATGCGTTTTTTTATCATCCTTTCGGTTGCCTTTCTTGCCTCGCTGCTGAGCTCGATGAGCGGGGCGGGGTCGGCCATGCTGACCACGCCGGTCTGGCTCGCGCTCGGGTTTCCCCTGCCGGTCGCCATCGCCTCGAACCAGTTGAACGGGGCGGCCTGGACGCCTCTGGCGGCGCGAAACTACCTGAAGGGGCGCCCGGTGGACTGGGCGCTGCTCCGGATCATGGTCGTCTGCGGTCTCGCCGGTGCGTGGGGGGGGACCCTCATCGTGCGGGGGATCGACGCTGCTCTTTTGCAGCGGGTCATCGGCAGCATCATCCTCCTGCTCGTCGCGGTGGTGGCGTGCAACCCGGCGCTTGGGCGCAGCGAGGGGGAGCCGCTTCTGTCGCGCGGGATGACCGGCCTGCTCGCCTACCCGCTCGGCGTTTACGAGTCCTTCTTCGGTTCGGGGAACGGGCTCTTCACCTCCATGCTGCTTGCCAAGGGGCGCGGCCAGACCCTGGTCGCCTCGCTTGGCTGTTATTACGCCATCGCATTTTTCTGGAACTGCTTCGCCGTCGCCGTCTACAGCGCCGCCGGCTTTGCCGATGCCAGGCTCATGATCCCCTCGACGGTCGGCTCGGTGTTCGGTGCCTACCTGGGGTCAAGACTTGGGCGGCACAAGGGGCATGACTGGGTGCGGGGACTTTTCGTGTTGCTCGGCGGGGTGCTGGGGCTCAAGCTCGCGCTCGGGTGGTAG
- a CDS encoding GNAT family N-acetyltransferase — METGELTIRKERPEDAAAITRVVEAAFHSHPYSNQTEHILVERLRSAGALSVSLVAVLDGAVVGHIAFSPITIDGKPCRWFGLAPVSVQPEHQGEGIGSMLIRAGLAGLERLGCDGCVLLGEPAYYGRFGFKVRDGLTLPGVPPEYFLALPFRAENAAGEVAYHDAFEVCG; from the coding sequence TTGGAAACGGGAGAATTGACGATACGCAAGGAGCGGCCGGAGGATGCGGCCGCCATCACACGGGTGGTCGAAGCGGCCTTCCACAGCCACCCTTACAGCAACCAGACCGAGCACATCCTCGTGGAGCGGCTGCGCTCGGCGGGGGCGCTCAGCGTCTCTTTGGTGGCCGTGCTGGACGGCGCGGTGGTCGGGCACATCGCCTTTTCCCCCATCACCATCGACGGCAAGCCGTGCCGCTGGTTCGGCCTGGCGCCGGTCTCGGTGCAGCCGGAGCACCAGGGGGAGGGAATCGGCTCCATGCTGATCCGGGCGGGACTCGCAGGGCTTGAGCGCCTTGGCTGCGACGGCTGTGTCCTCTTGGGCGAGCCGGCGTACTACGGGCGCTTCGGCTTCAAGGTCCGTGACGGGCTCACCCTGCCTGGCGTTCCTCCCGAGTACTTCCTCGCGCTCCCCTTCCGCGCCGAGAACGCGGCCGGCGAGGTCGCCTACCACGACGCCTTCGAGGTCTGCGGCTGA
- a CDS encoding flavocytochrome c, which translates to MKSRLGILLAALLVLVSATVLWAGGAEPLAKLHQGKVACSDCHGKGKKVVVDDSEKGVNSRCVGCHGTLAELGGKSREEVNPHRSHLGDINCTTCHHGHTASWAYCLSCHAFDMKIPGGGAVATKAAATSRQAKRADKADIVVIGAGAAGFTAAITAHDAGAKVIIIEKQPITGGNSMLAAGGMNAAETVYQKEKGIPDSVDLMYKDTMTGGGNLNDPALAMVLAKNSASSVDWLTRLGADLSDVGRMGGASVNRTHRPKGGAAVGAHITEVLRKNAAQRNLDIRINSKVVKILEDKKGRVIGVRVAGKHSGEYTIKAKAVIIAAGGFSANPERVAFYRPEYKGMTTSNQPGATGDGIELGNQAGGELKDMKEIQIHPTVAAGSRTLITEAVRGNGAILVNHEGKRFVNELTTRDKCSAAILAQKGQSAFLVFDEGVRKSLKQIDGYFHLNLVSQGGSVRDLAAAIKVPADALEASIASYNKAVDDKNDAEFKRPDLPRALRTAGYYAIEVKPGVHYTMGGLKITIGSEVLGKDGKVIPGLYAAGEGTGGVHGKNRLGGNSISQTITFGRIAGENAAKMAMGK; encoded by the coding sequence ATGAAATCAAGGTTGGGCATTTTGTTGGCGGCACTGTTGGTGCTGGTATCGGCTACGGTGCTTTGGGCCGGCGGTGCAGAGCCCCTGGCAAAACTGCACCAGGGGAAGGTGGCGTGCTCGGATTGCCACGGCAAGGGGAAGAAGGTCGTCGTTGACGACAGCGAGAAGGGGGTGAACAGCCGTTGCGTCGGTTGCCACGGCACCCTGGCCGAGCTTGGTGGCAAGTCCCGCGAGGAGGTGAACCCGCACCGCTCGCACCTGGGCGACATCAACTGCACCACCTGTCACCACGGCCACACCGCTTCCTGGGCCTACTGTCTTAGCTGCCATGCCTTCGATATGAAAATCCCGGGGGGAGGGGCGGTCGCGACAAAGGCTGCAGCGACGTCAAGGCAGGCCAAACGGGCCGACAAGGCGGACATCGTCGTGATCGGCGCCGGCGCCGCCGGCTTCACCGCGGCGATCACCGCCCACGATGCCGGTGCCAAGGTGATCATCATCGAGAAGCAGCCGATCACCGGAGGCAACAGCATGCTCGCGGCAGGCGGGATGAACGCGGCCGAAACCGTCTATCAGAAAGAGAAGGGGATTCCCGATTCCGTCGACCTCATGTACAAGGACACCATGACCGGCGGCGGCAACCTGAACGACCCGGCGCTCGCCATGGTGCTGGCCAAAAATTCCGCTTCGTCGGTCGACTGGCTGACCCGCCTCGGCGCTGACCTGAGCGATGTCGGCCGCATGGGGGGGGCGAGCGTGAACCGCACCCATCGCCCGAAAGGTGGCGCCGCGGTCGGCGCTCACATCACCGAGGTGCTGCGCAAAAACGCAGCCCAGCGCAACCTCGACATCCGTATCAACAGCAAGGTCGTGAAGATCCTCGAGGACAAGAAAGGGCGCGTGATCGGCGTACGGGTGGCCGGCAAACACAGCGGCGAGTACACCATCAAGGCCAAGGCGGTCATCATCGCGGCGGGCGGTTTCTCGGCCAACCCCGAGCGCGTCGCCTTCTACCGCCCCGAGTACAAAGGGATGACCACCTCGAACCAGCCCGGCGCGACCGGTGACGGCATCGAACTCGGGAACCAGGCCGGCGGCGAGCTGAAAGACATGAAGGAGATACAGATCCATCCCACCGTGGCCGCCGGAAGCCGCACCCTGATCACAGAGGCGGTACGCGGCAACGGCGCCATCCTGGTGAACCACGAAGGGAAGCGTTTCGTGAACGAGCTCACCACCCGCGACAAGTGTTCCGCCGCCATCCTCGCCCAGAAGGGGCAGTCCGCCTTCCTGGTGTTCGACGAGGGGGTACGCAAGAGCCTGAAGCAGATCGACGGCTACTTCCACCTGAACCTGGTCAGCCAGGGGGGCTCGGTGCGCGATCTCGCCGCCGCGATCAAGGTGCCTGCCGACGCGCTGGAAGCCTCCATCGCCTCCTACAACAAGGCGGTCGACGACAAAAACGACGCGGAGTTCAAGCGCCCCGACCTGCCGCGCGCCCTGCGCACCGCCGGGTATTACGCCATTGAGGTGAAACCGGGCGTGCACTACACCATGGGCGGCCTGAAGATCACCATCGGCAGCGAGGTGCTCGGCAAGGACGGCAAGGTGATCCCGGGCCTCTACGCTGCGGGAGAGGGGACCGGCGGGGTGCACGGCAAGAACCGCCTGGGGGGCAACTCCATCTCCCAGACCATCACCTTCGGCAGGATCGCGGGCGAGAATGCCGCGAAGATGGCGATGGGCAAGTAA
- a CDS encoding tetratricopeptide repeat protein — protein MGKERAARQETRQNQSTATGVRRSPFEILGGSAWLQLALIALVGLLAYSNTFHAPFVIDDEGSITENPVIKNLASFLFDGTGYRYNPRRFIGYLTFALNYSMGGVEVTGYHIFNTAVHLLNGAFVFLLVRLTQQTPFLKTTEEAEGADRGIAPGTLAPLIAALLFVAHPIQTQAITYVVQRFASLATLFYLASLTCYILARLRQNSGGGARGRIVVWYLGALLCALLAMKTKEIAFTLPLTVALYEFSFFGTPSRKRLLLLLPLAAPLLVVPLGLMQSGKPLGDLLGEMDRLARETTSIARGDYLLTQFSVIVTYLRLLLLPVGQNLDYDYPVFHTLFAPRVFFSLLLLVALAGTGVYLYRRSSRAPLQRLAGFGIFWFFITLSVESSVIPIRDVIFEHRVYLPSVGIFCAAAALLAPLLARLAPRAAAAAVGVVVLALAVSTWQRNLVWGSAVSLWQDCAEKAPGKARPHNNLAIALLAAGRNDEAAAELKTALKLDPGNVEALRNLGAAYEKTGGVEQAISQYRAALQGNPDNKYAHYNLAVAYSKQGKTDQARSELQLALKVDPEYPDAHNNLGVLYANQGLMKEAIAEFSLAVKYDPRSAEGHKNLGFALGMNGKQEEGMAELRTAADLQPENPEIYNSMGIIYANEGRFRDAASAFEKAVQLSPQEQKYLNNLYHAKAQGG, from the coding sequence ATGGGGAAAGAGAGAGCAGCAAGGCAGGAGACGCGGCAAAATCAAAGTACCGCGACGGGGGTAAGGCGCTCGCCATTTGAGATCCTGGGCGGCAGCGCGTGGCTGCAGCTCGCCTTGATCGCCCTGGTGGGACTTCTGGCCTATTCCAACACCTTTCATGCCCCCTTCGTCATCGACGACGAAGGCTCCATCACGGAAAATCCGGTCATCAAGAACCTCGCCTCGTTCCTCTTCGACGGGACCGGCTACCGCTACAACCCACGCCGCTTCATCGGGTACCTCACCTTCGCCCTGAACTACAGCATGGGTGGGGTGGAGGTCACCGGGTACCACATCTTCAACACTGCCGTGCACCTCTTGAACGGCGCCTTCGTCTTCCTCCTCGTACGCCTGACGCAGCAGACACCGTTCCTCAAGACGACGGAGGAAGCGGAAGGCGCGGACCGCGGCATCGCTCCCGGAACGCTCGCGCCGCTCATAGCCGCCCTCCTTTTCGTCGCCCACCCGATTCAGACCCAGGCGATCACCTACGTGGTGCAGCGCTTCGCCTCGCTCGCCACCCTCTTCTACCTTGCCTCGCTCACCTGCTATATCCTGGCGCGTCTGCGGCAGAATTCCGGAGGGGGAGCACGGGGGCGTATCGTCGTCTGGTACCTGGGCGCTCTTCTCTGCGCCCTGCTGGCGATGAAAACCAAGGAGATCGCCTTCACCCTCCCCCTGACCGTCGCGCTCTACGAGTTCTCCTTCTTCGGCACCCCGTCGCGGAAGCGGTTACTCTTGCTGCTTCCGCTCGCGGCGCCCCTGCTCGTCGTCCCGCTCGGTCTCATGCAGTCGGGCAAACCGCTCGGAGATCTGCTAGGCGAAATGGACCGGCTCGCACGAGAGACGACCAGCATCGCGCGGGGTGACTACCTGCTCACCCAGTTCAGCGTAATCGTCACCTATTTAAGGCTCTTGCTCCTCCCTGTCGGGCAGAACCTCGACTACGACTACCCCGTCTTCCATACCCTCTTCGCCCCACGGGTCTTCTTCTCCTTGCTGCTGCTCGTCGCCCTGGCCGGGACCGGGGTCTACCTGTACCGCCGCTCGTCGCGCGCACCGCTGCAGCGGCTGGCCGGGTTCGGCATCTTCTGGTTCTTCATCACCCTGAGCGTCGAGTCGAGCGTCATCCCGATCCGGGACGTCATCTTCGAGCACAGGGTCTACCTCCCCTCGGTAGGGATCTTCTGTGCCGCCGCAGCGCTTCTCGCCCCCCTGCTCGCGCGGCTCGCGCCCCGTGCGGCGGCCGCCGCGGTCGGTGTTGTCGTCCTCGCGCTTGCCGTCTCCACCTGGCAGCGCAACCTGGTATGGGGGAGCGCGGTCAGTCTGTGGCAGGATTGTGCCGAGAAAGCACCCGGCAAGGCGCGCCCCCACAACAACCTGGCCATAGCGCTCCTCGCAGCGGGGCGCAACGACGAGGCAGCCGCCGAACTGAAGACCGCCCTGAAGCTCGACCCGGGGAACGTGGAGGCGCTAAGGAACCTGGGAGCGGCCTACGAGAAGACGGGAGGAGTGGAGCAGGCGATAAGCCAGTACCGGGCCGCACTGCAGGGGAACCCGGACAACAAGTACGCGCACTACAACCTGGCGGTTGCCTACAGCAAACAGGGGAAAACGGACCAGGCGCGCTCCGAGCTGCAGCTGGCGCTCAAGGTCGACCCGGAATACCCCGACGCACACAACAACCTCGGCGTGCTCTACGCCAACCAGGGGTTGATGAAAGAGGCGATCGCGGAGTTCAGTCTCGCGGTGAAATATGACCCGCGCTCCGCCGAAGGGCACAAGAACCTCGGCTTCGCGCTCGGTATGAACGGAAAGCAGGAAGAAGGGATGGCGGAGTTGCGGACGGCGGCCGATCTGCAGCCAGAAAATCCCGAGATTTACAACAGCATGGGGATCATATACGCGAATGAGGGGCGTTTCAGGGACGCGGCCTCCGCGTTCGAAAAAGCGGTGCAGCTTAGTCCGCAGGAGCAGAAGTACCTCAACAACCTGTACCACGCCAAAGCGCAAGGGGGGTGA